The Deltaproteobacteria bacterium sequence GGCCAGGGCCGCCGGCTTCACGGCGGCGGCCCTGGCCGCCGCCCTCATGTATCTCGCCGCCGCGGCGATCATGGGGCGCAGGGGAGCCTTCGGGAAGGAGAGGGAGACGGACGCTCCCTGACGAGGCAGGCAAAAAAAGACCCGGACCTCACAAGGTCCGGGTCTTCCGGTCGTCACGGATGAAGGGTGTCAGAGGCTCTTGAGGTACTTGACCACCGCATCGGCGTCGGCGTCGGAGAGCTTCTGGGCCGGCATGTCGATGGGGTACTTCTTGTACTTCTTGGCAGCGCCCTTGCGGCCGTGGAGGATGACGTCCTTGATGGCGGCGGCGTCACCCTTTATGAAGTCGTTGCCCTTGAAGGCGGGGGCCATGGGCGTGCCCTTGCCGCCCTTGCCGTGGCAGGCCTGACACTTGGACTTGTAGATCTTCGCGCCGTCAGCGGCAATGGCGGCGCCGGAGAAAGCGAGACCTGCGGCTGCGACAGCTGCTATTATTGCCTTCCTCATACTCGTGACCTCCTTAAGGTAAGATTGGGTCCGAATTAGATACCATCTACCGGAAACCTTGTCAAGCCTTTTTATCGGCGCGCCCCGGCGCGGAACGGCCCCCCTTCGGCCTACAGGGCCGAATCGATTATGACGGCGCCGAAGAGCACGCCGAGATACATCATCGATATCTTGAAGTTCTTCCAGGCGACTTCGCGCGTCGGCGTCATGAGAAGCTGCACGTTCCAGAAGATGAAATAGACGCCCACGGCAACGGCGGCGGCGAGATACAGGAGGCCGTTGTAGCCGAGGAAAAATGGTATGAGAGAGGAGACGACAAGGAGCACCGTGTTTACCAGGATGTAGACGGCCGTCCTGGCATCGCCTATGACGACCGGCAGCATGGGGATGCCCGCCCTGGCGTACTCCTCGCGGTGGAAGATGGCGAAGCTCCAGAAGTGCGACGGCGTCCAGAAGAACATGACCACGGCGAGCAGAAGCGGCGGCATGCATAGCTCGGGATGGACCGAAGCTCCGCCGGCAAGTACTGCGAAGCTGCCGGCAAGCCCCCCGATGATGATGTTGAGCCAGCTCCGGCGTTTGAGCCATACGGTGTAGATGAAGGCGTAGGTAAAGGCGCCGAGCGCGAGATGGAGCGCCACCATGTAGTTGAGGGCCTTGACCGAGACGAGAAGGGAGAGGAGGAAGAGGGCGGCGGCGATGAGGAAGACCGGCGCCGAGCCTGCGAGCTCGCGCGAGGGCAGCGGCCGGCCCCGCGTCCTCTCCATCACGGTGTCTATGTCGCGGTCGAAGTAGTGGTTGAAGGCGCTCGCGCCCATGGAGGCGAGCATGGTGGCCACGACGAGAAAGAACATCGTGCTCGCCGAGAAATCGCCGCTCTGGGCCGCCACGAAGCCCACAACGGCGCTGAAGGTGATGAGACCGCAGATGCGTATCTTGAAGAGCGGAAGGTACTTTGCTATCGCCACCGGAGACCTCCTTGTAAGGAAGTTCTGATCTCTTCCACCGGGGAAACCGTGGGGCCGAGCCCCTTCTGCAGAAGGCTTCCCCCGCGACAATCAGTCAGAGACCGGCATTGCCGGGAGCGGTTTCAGCGACGAGGCAATGGCTGCCCGGTTCATTCCACAGGCGGGCCTGCTCCGCTGCGGAGCGGCCCCCGGCCCGCAATGAGCTCGTTTCGAGTCTTTCCGCACCACGGCGGAATAGAGGGCGCCGGGGCTTCCTCAGGGCCCCTGCCGGCCCGCGAGCCACCACCGCTCGCCCGCGCTCTCCTGTCCGCCGGCGGCCGGGACGCGCCTGAGCATGGAGATCGCGGCGTTGAGCACGAAGGTGATGCCGCCCGCGATGGCCACCAGGCCGCCCAGCCCCATTATGCTCATGCCCACGTACTTCCACGTGGTGTCG is a genomic window containing:
- a CDS encoding cytochrome c, which translates into the protein MRKAIIAAVAAAGLAFSGAAIAADGAKIYKSKCQACHGKGGKGTPMAPAFKGNDFIKGDAAAIKDVILHGRKGAAKKYKKYPIDMPAQKLSDADADAVVKYLKSL
- the cyoE gene encoding protoheme IX farnesyltransferase, translating into MSRGKPSAEGARPHGFPGGRDQNFLTRRSPVAIAKYLPLFKIRICGLITFSAVVGFVAAQSGDFSASTMFFLVVATMLASMGASAFNHYFDRDIDTVMERTRGRPLPSRELAGSAPVFLIAAALFLLSLLVSVKALNYMVALHLALGAFTYAFIYTVWLKRRSWLNIIIGGLAGSFAVLAGGASVHPELCMPPLLLAVVMFFWTPSHFWSFAIFHREEYARAGIPMLPVVIGDARTAVYILVNTVLLVVSSLIPFFLGYNGLLYLAAAVAVGVYFIFWNVQLLMTPTREVAWKNFKISMMYLGVLFGAVIIDSAL